In Halobacillus amylolyticus, the following proteins share a genomic window:
- a CDS encoding D-alanyl-D-alanine carboxypeptidase family protein has translation MKKMIWLIITVVVVNTLFTSEALAQSDISPPTIRSEAAIMIDSKTGTVLYEKKPYKEMYPASLTKVATAIYAIETGNLEEVITVSEKARNTIGTRVYLEEGEQVPLKKLIQGLLINSGNDAGVAVAEHLSGSVERFSSDLTKYLKNVIGVQNTNFENPHGLFDPEHVTTAEDLAKITQYAMKNEVFRRIFGTEELKWNGEGWDTTLYTHHKLMRQKGYEWITGGKTGYVDQSGFTLATTAEKQDLSVVLITLNSGSQTVAYNDTIKLLNYGFEQFKTLSISKGATFSVDGKKYKASERLFFTHRINEKVSKEIKKDGTLEIDNQDGTVQTSFQLDQVKNRKSMDVQTAAAPKNVDADPAIVAHLPKLLFVVLSIVLSILGLFYRHFRNT, from the coding sequence ATGAAGAAAATGATATGGTTAATAATAACTGTTGTCGTAGTAAATACGTTATTTACCTCAGAGGCCCTAGCTCAATCTGATATTTCCCCACCGACCATACGTAGTGAAGCTGCCATCATGATTGATTCAAAAACCGGGACCGTACTTTATGAAAAAAAACCATATAAAGAAATGTATCCAGCTAGTTTAACTAAAGTTGCAACAGCTATCTATGCGATAGAAACCGGTAATCTAGAGGAAGTTATAACGGTTAGTGAGAAGGCAAGAAACACTATAGGCACAAGGGTTTATTTAGAAGAAGGGGAACAAGTCCCATTAAAAAAGCTTATTCAAGGTTTATTGATTAACTCCGGAAATGATGCGGGTGTAGCAGTTGCGGAACACTTAAGTGGAAGTGTGGAACGTTTTTCTTCGGATTTGACTAAATATTTGAAAAATGTGATCGGTGTTCAAAATACTAACTTTGAAAATCCACATGGCCTCTTTGATCCTGAGCATGTTACCACAGCTGAAGATTTAGCAAAAATAACCCAGTATGCCATGAAGAATGAAGTTTTTAGGCGAATATTTGGAACCGAAGAATTAAAGTGGAACGGAGAAGGCTGGGATACGACGCTTTATACCCACCATAAATTAATGAGACAGAAGGGTTATGAATGGATTACAGGAGGAAAAACAGGTTATGTAGATCAATCAGGATTTACTTTGGCAACCACAGCAGAAAAACAGGATTTAAGTGTAGTTCTCATTACCTTAAACAGCGGTTCGCAAACGGTAGCTTATAACGACACGATTAAGCTATTAAACTATGGTTTTGAACAGTTTAAGACATTGAGTATTTCTAAAGGAGCAACATTTTCAGTTGATGGGAAAAAGTATAAAGCATCTGAGAGGTTATTCTTTACCCATCGCATAAATGAGAAAGTGAGTAAGGAAATCAAAAAGGATGGAACACTAGAAATTGACAACCAAGACGGGACTGTACAAACTTCGTTTCAGTTAGATCAGGTCAAAAACAGAAAATCTATGGATGTTCAAACTGCAGCAGCTCCTAAGAACGTAGATGCAGACCCAGCCATTGTCGCTCACTTGCCGAAACTATTGTTTGTTGTCCTAAGCATTGTTTTGAGTATCCTTGGATTATTCTATAGACACTTCCGTAATACTTAA
- a CDS encoding cytochrome c oxidase assembly protein, with the protein MKVKNHLKILGLTLFLFAFLPIQTFAHNPEVRANGKGNLFQQYTWFEILNPTLLFSLIVVYIVYLRTMRKISNTRLGERNLKKKVCFILGLFTIYISLAGPLAILSNNLLFSAHMLQQSFMYIVMPPLILLGMPPEFYQLLDEKLSKPRFLRILKSPLFNLLLFNVLWSFYHLPSLYEYFLEHFILLEILHLVLTTSAFLMWIQVFAPEDKINEMSYIKKIGYMFANGMLITPACALIIFGGDVMYPSISEAPQLFPWFTDLQDQRLGGIIMKVVQEFSYGTAIAYVFFKWARLERAKDAQVDDYPSVIVE; encoded by the coding sequence ATGAAAGTAAAAAATCATCTTAAAATATTAGGCTTAACACTATTCTTATTTGCCTTTTTACCGATTCAAACATTTGCTCACAACCCAGAAGTAAGAGCAAATGGAAAGGGAAATTTATTTCAACAGTACACATGGTTCGAGATATTGAATCCAACCTTACTTTTTTCCTTAATAGTGGTCTACATTGTTTATCTTCGAACAATGCGTAAAATATCAAATACACGTTTAGGAGAGCGTAATCTTAAGAAAAAAGTATGTTTTATCCTGGGTTTATTTACAATTTATATTTCACTAGCAGGCCCTCTTGCTATCTTATCCAATAACCTTTTATTTAGCGCGCATATGCTTCAGCAGTCTTTTATGTATATCGTCATGCCTCCTCTCATTTTATTAGGTATGCCACCGGAATTTTATCAACTTTTGGATGAAAAGTTATCCAAACCAAGGTTCTTACGTATTTTAAAATCTCCTTTGTTTAATTTACTGTTATTTAACGTACTTTGGTCCTTTTACCACTTACCCTCACTATACGAATATTTTTTGGAGCACTTTATTTTATTGGAAATCTTGCATCTTGTCTTAACTACATCTGCCTTTTTAATGTGGATTCAGGTTTTTGCACCGGAAGATAAGATTAACGAAATGTCCTATATAAAGAAAATTGGTTATATGTTTGCGAATGGAATGTTAATTACACCAGCCTGTGCCTTAATTATCTTTGGGGGTGATGTAATGTATCCTTCCATATCTGAAGCACCCCAACTTTTCCCATGGTTTACTGATCTGCAGGATCAGCGATTAGGGGGAATCATTATGAAGGTCGTTCAGGAGTTTTCCTATGGGACCGCGATAGCCTATGTCTTCTTTAAATGGGCAAGATTGGAGAGAGCGAAGGATGCGCAAGTTGATGATTATCCAAGTGTAATAGTAGAGTGA
- a CDS encoding class I SAM-dependent methyltransferase encodes MGKWFPRIYDIAMTPFEQATFKKVRKTLVNEATGRVLEIGSGTGVNFPHYKKATRVDAIEPNPLMRKQSLKRIKQSRVRIQTYSVQAEKLPFDDNTFDSVVATLVFCTIPDPVQAIKEIQRVSKPEASLFLFEHVRMDHPLLGRMQDGLTPIWLRMCDGCHLNRDTLGLLKSMNVSISRVDSLYRGLFLAIECSNNTQ; translated from the coding sequence ATGGGAAAATGGTTTCCGCGAATTTATGATATAGCAATGACCCCTTTTGAACAGGCCACGTTCAAAAAGGTTAGAAAAACACTTGTAAACGAAGCAACGGGGAGAGTACTAGAAATCGGCTCAGGTACAGGTGTGAATTTTCCTCACTATAAGAAGGCAACACGGGTAGATGCAATCGAACCAAACCCTTTGATGAGGAAACAATCACTTAAACGTATAAAACAATCCCGAGTGAGAATTCAAACCTACTCAGTCCAGGCGGAAAAACTTCCATTTGACGATAATACATTTGACTCCGTAGTAGCAACGCTTGTGTTTTGTACGATTCCAGACCCTGTACAGGCTATCAAAGAAATCCAGAGGGTCAGTAAACCGGAAGCGAGCTTATTCCTTTTTGAACATGTAAGGATGGACCATCCACTACTAGGGAGAATGCAAGATGGATTAACTCCTATATGGCTACGGATGTGTGATGGATGTCACTTAAATCGAGATACTTTAGGGTTATTAAAAAGTATGAATGTATCGATTTCAAGAGTCGATTCTCTATATAGAGGGCTTTTTTTAGCTATAGAATGTTCAAACAACACACAATGA
- a CDS encoding SHOCT domain-containing protein, translated as MMMGPISMILWIIIIGFIIYGVIQLITKSFERKEDPSMQILKERYAKGEISEQEYEEKKNTLER; from the coding sequence ATGATGATGGGCCCAATTAGTATGATTTTATGGATTATTATTATAGGATTCATTATTTATGGGGTTATTCAATTAATAACAAAGTCATTTGAAAGAAAAGAAGATCCATCAATGCAAATCCTCAAGGAAAGATATGCAAAAGGTGAGATTAGTGAACAGGAATATGAGGAGAAAAAGAACACATTAGAAAGATAG
- a CDS encoding multicopper oxidase family protein — MNKKWFTILATTVMLGAIFAFNQWAIPSEAQSDSSSGSKAKNADIESPGLETMNGEKVNGVKQYELTAEPVTQKFTDGFKAKAWGYNGSSPGPTLVAKEGDTVEITVNNNLPEATSIHWHGLEVPNDMDGVPMVQDSPKIKPGESYTYKFQLEQSGTYMYHSHTNVSKQELMGLAGSFVIQPKKQNQQVDRDIVMMLQEWTLKGAGGHGSMDMNTGNDMNMEQGNSGDNHDGESMKTDENKSGVYEINPMGMEPNMFTINGKSYPSTESIKVTKGETVRIRFTNLSGNSHPMHMHGDDFKVVAADGNRISKAAQLEKNTINVAPGETWDVEFTAENLGKWPIHCHKPHHTMNANGETGGMFTIIEVTE, encoded by the coding sequence ATGAATAAGAAATGGTTCACTATTCTAGCAACGACAGTGATGTTAGGAGCTATATTTGCTTTTAATCAATGGGCTATCCCATCAGAAGCTCAATCCGATTCTTCAAGTGGATCAAAGGCCAAAAACGCAGACATTGAATCACCTGGCTTGGAAACGATGAATGGGGAAAAGGTAAATGGGGTTAAGCAGTATGAGTTAACTGCCGAACCAGTGACTCAAAAGTTCACCGATGGCTTTAAGGCAAAAGCTTGGGGCTACAATGGCAGCAGCCCTGGCCCAACACTGGTTGCCAAAGAAGGTGACACAGTAGAAATCACCGTTAACAACAATCTACCTGAAGCAACATCTATACACTGGCATGGACTTGAGGTCCCAAATGATATGGATGGCGTGCCTATGGTACAGGATTCGCCGAAGATTAAACCGGGTGAATCTTACACTTACAAATTTCAGTTGGAGCAATCCGGTACGTACATGTACCATTCGCATACAAATGTGTCTAAGCAGGAATTAATGGGCTTAGCGGGGTCTTTTGTCATTCAACCTAAAAAGCAAAATCAACAAGTGGATAGAGATATTGTCATGATGTTGCAGGAATGGACTCTAAAAGGTGCTGGTGGTCATGGATCCATGGATATGAACACCGGGAATGACATGAATATGGAGCAAGGAAACAGCGGTGATAATCATGACGGTGAGAGTATGAAGACTGATGAAAACAAATCAGGGGTATATGAGATTAATCCTATGGGAATGGAGCCTAACATGTTTACGATTAACGGCAAATCTTACCCTTCAACGGAATCGATCAAGGTTACAAAAGGTGAGACCGTTCGTATTCGATTTACAAACCTAAGTGGCAATTCTCACCCGATGCATATGCACGGTGATGATTTTAAAGTCGTTGCGGCGGATGGCAATCGTATTAGCAAAGCAGCACAACTTGAAAAAAACACCATCAATGTTGCACCAGGGGAAACATGGGATGTTGAGTTCACTGCTGAAAACCTTGGCAAATGGCCGATCCATTGTCACAAACCTCACCACACCATGAATGCTAATGGTGAAACAGGCGGTATGTTCACCATCATTGAAGTTACTGAATAA
- a CDS encoding response regulator transcription factor, with protein sequence MDYRILVVDDEWNMRNLVKIYLSKEKYQIDEAKDGNEAIQMAQQSPYDLMVLDIMLPDIDGWEVCSTIRQTKQMPILMLTARNDIKDRVHGLNLGADDYLVKPFASEELVARVKALLRRQKINEETHDTLLYFENLSINGESREVKVLESPVELTPKEFDILYLIASQQKRVFTREILLDSIWSPGEFRDLRAIDTHVKNIREKLRKIGLSYNPIKTVWGVGYKFNISEDWK encoded by the coding sequence GTGGATTATAGAATCCTTGTGGTTGATGATGAATGGAACATGAGGAATTTAGTTAAGATCTATTTGTCTAAAGAGAAATATCAAATTGATGAAGCCAAAGATGGTAACGAAGCCATACAAATGGCTCAGCAAAGTCCTTATGATTTAATGGTTTTGGATATCATGCTTCCAGATATTGATGGGTGGGAAGTTTGTTCAACCATACGCCAAACTAAACAAATGCCTATTCTAATGTTGACGGCTCGAAATGATATTAAGGATCGCGTGCATGGTCTAAATCTTGGAGCGGACGACTACTTGGTTAAGCCCTTTGCTTCTGAGGAATTAGTTGCTCGAGTCAAAGCCTTACTTCGCCGCCAGAAAATTAATGAGGAAACTCACGATACTCTGTTATATTTTGAAAACTTATCAATTAATGGGGAGAGTAGAGAAGTTAAGGTTTTGGAATCTCCAGTTGAACTAACTCCAAAAGAGTTTGATATTCTTTATTTAATCGCTAGCCAACAGAAGCGAGTGTTTACTCGAGAAATTTTATTAGACAGCATTTGGTCTCCAGGTGAATTTCGCGATTTACGAGCCATCGATACACATGTGAAAAATATAAGGGAAAAGCTACGAAAGATAGGACTATCTTATAATCCTATAAAGACGGTTTGGGGTGTAGGTTACAAATTTAATATTTCAGAGGATTGGAAGTAA
- a CDS encoding urease accessory protein UreH domain-containing protein, which produces MYQFFSNISNFFSQPFFNLANQWEGIPFLSAFLLGLVGAVAPCQFTGNIGAITIYGNRSLQKNVPWMHVSLFVLGKLVVFSGLGLVVWLLGKEFQANFTLFIPVIRKLIGPVLVLIGLFMAGFFKMRWSVNLGKIPERYVKDSKIGSFLMGVSFTLAFCPTMFILFFMTLMPVVLSTSYGVILPPVFAIGTSIPLLLSIFIIWYFELGGKFMKQGRKIGSVVQRIAGWILIIIGLLDTLTYW; this is translated from the coding sequence ATGTACCAATTCTTCAGTAACATCAGCAATTTTTTCAGTCAACCCTTTTTCAACTTAGCTAATCAATGGGAGGGCATTCCTTTCCTATCAGCTTTTCTCCTAGGTTTAGTAGGTGCGGTCGCCCCTTGTCAATTTACAGGGAATATAGGTGCCATTACGATATATGGTAACCGTTCATTGCAAAAGAATGTTCCTTGGATGCATGTATCTCTTTTTGTATTAGGAAAGCTTGTGGTGTTCTCTGGCCTAGGTCTCGTGGTTTGGTTGCTTGGTAAAGAGTTCCAGGCAAACTTCACATTATTTATCCCTGTGATAAGAAAGCTAATTGGACCTGTTTTGGTTTTAATAGGGCTTTTCATGGCAGGTTTTTTTAAGATGCGTTGGAGTGTTAATTTGGGAAAAATCCCCGAGCGATATGTGAAGGACAGTAAGATCGGAAGCTTTTTAATGGGGGTTAGTTTTACTTTAGCTTTTTGCCCGACCATGTTTATTTTGTTTTTTATGACCCTTATGCCTGTTGTTTTATCTACCTCTTACGGAGTAATTTTACCACCCGTTTTTGCGATTGGAACATCTATACCGCTATTACTTTCCATCTTTATCATTTGGTATTTTGAATTAGGCGGAAAGTTTATGAAACAAGGTCGGAAAATCGGATCCGTTGTTCAGCGAATAGCTGGTTGGATCTTAATCATCATTGGTCTATTGGATACCTTAACTTATTGGTGA
- a CDS encoding YwmB family TATA-box binding protein, whose translation MRNRWFIINKNLSILGIVVAVVLYFAFTITPTYSSSSGPSNLINSVENRGGFTKYKIAHGSMVPRSINKEDFLSRGEELQESFSVTFSQVSHPGDHQVMEFIGEKPLSKTSKLQMKWVGTTEGEDAKSYEAFLLIKVTGRDGNKDIFLTDWEYLKNRLQVAGIAPSLNFTLQKKLSQVMSQNEQSNYLEEIFEDLDGAVRGKYKDDSQIILEGYSSRLDNEIMSDGQMINLQVSIKADQTTKKTIVEIGSPLLILD comes from the coding sequence ATGAGAAATCGATGGTTTATAATAAATAAGAATTTATCTATTTTAGGGATTGTGGTAGCCGTTGTTCTTTATTTTGCCTTCACCATAACTCCAACCTATTCGTCAAGTAGTGGCCCATCGAACCTAATCAACTCAGTAGAGAACAGGGGTGGGTTTACTAAGTATAAGATTGCTCACGGGAGTATGGTACCTCGTTCCATCAATAAAGAAGATTTTCTGTCAAGGGGAGAGGAGTTACAGGAATCATTCTCTGTCACGTTCTCCCAAGTTAGTCATCCTGGTGACCACCAAGTGATGGAGTTTATTGGTGAAAAGCCTTTGTCCAAAACGAGCAAACTTCAGATGAAATGGGTGGGAACAACTGAAGGAGAAGATGCCAAATCCTATGAGGCCTTTCTTTTAATAAAAGTAACAGGGAGAGATGGCAACAAGGATATATTTCTAACGGATTGGGAGTATCTTAAGAATCGACTACAAGTCGCTGGGATTGCACCATCACTTAACTTCACCCTTCAAAAGAAGTTGAGTCAAGTAATGAGCCAAAACGAACAAAGCAATTATTTGGAAGAGATTTTTGAGGATTTGGACGGAGCAGTTAGAGGTAAATATAAAGATGACAGCCAAATCATTCTTGAAGGTTATTCATCCCGTCTAGATAATGAAATTATGAGCGATGGCCAAATGATTAACCTGCAAGTATCTATTAAAGCGGATCAAACAACAAAGAAAACGATCGTGGAAATCGGCTCCCCGCTGCTCATCCTTGATTAA
- a CDS encoding sensor histidine kinase produces the protein MNKVVLKLGGTIMALFLIVLLPLGYVANQIFTNFYYSQVQEDIEDLSHKFALTITSLEDEDFTSMFKTLADLTNKEILIIDPDGKVIVNSGVQNPTLSKEDIKQLSGGKPLQKRFDNSNRGSSYLGSGHPIIQSNTFKGVFFVLAPINDIQEPVGKIRDLLLLSAVGALFLALGFTFVLSKKMSDPLLEMEQATREISKGNLDTRVDISSGDELGSLGKAINDLAFETNRYRSNRREFFANVSHELRTPISYLKGYSQVLKQGLYQTEQERLQYLNIIENETDRMVRLINDLFELSKMEEGKIELQMSNLNLAEVLETSFFKVKIEIEKKGLTLKGQIDNGVPDIEADGIRMEQIFTNLLANALRYTKKGSIHVDVWHEEDHVHVIIEDTGVGIPEGELPLIFERFHRVEKSRSRDLGGTGLGLAIVKNLVELQHGEISVSSQVGTGTRFELRFPVAGKEAT, from the coding sequence ATGAATAAAGTTGTTCTAAAACTTGGCGGGACCATTATGGCATTGTTTCTAATTGTGTTACTGCCATTAGGATATGTTGCCAACCAAATATTCACCAATTTTTATTATAGTCAAGTTCAAGAAGATATCGAAGACCTTTCTCATAAGTTTGCACTTACAATCACTTCGCTTGAAGACGAGGATTTTACCAGTATGTTTAAAACACTTGCTGATTTAACGAATAAAGAAATTTTAATTATAGATCCAGATGGAAAAGTCATCGTTAACTCTGGTGTCCAGAATCCCACTCTATCTAAAGAAGACATCAAACAATTATCAGGAGGGAAGCCCCTCCAAAAAAGATTTGATAATTCAAATAGAGGGAGTAGTTACCTCGGGTCTGGCCATCCCATTATTCAATCGAATACGTTTAAGGGCGTTTTCTTTGTCTTGGCTCCTATAAACGATATTCAAGAACCTGTTGGTAAAATTAGAGATTTGCTACTATTGTCGGCTGTAGGTGCGCTATTTTTAGCCCTTGGATTTACATTTGTACTATCCAAAAAAATGTCAGACCCATTATTGGAAATGGAACAAGCGACTCGGGAAATTTCAAAAGGGAATTTGGATACAAGGGTGGATATTTCTTCTGGCGATGAATTAGGTTCATTAGGGAAAGCGATTAATGATCTTGCATTTGAAACGAATCGATATCGAAGTAATCGAAGAGAATTTTTTGCCAACGTATCACATGAATTACGCACCCCCATATCGTACCTAAAGGGATATTCCCAGGTGTTGAAGCAAGGTCTTTATCAAACGGAGCAGGAAAGGTTGCAGTATCTTAACATTATTGAGAATGAAACAGATCGGATGGTTAGGCTAATCAATGACTTGTTTGAATTGTCAAAAATGGAAGAAGGGAAAATAGAACTTCAAATGTCGAACCTCAACCTTGCAGAGGTTTTAGAAACATCCTTTTTTAAAGTTAAAATAGAAATAGAGAAAAAAGGATTAACATTAAAAGGCCAAATAGACAATGGTGTCCCTGATATAGAGGCTGATGGCATCCGTATGGAACAAATCTTCACCAACCTGTTAGCTAATGCCCTTCGGTATACGAAAAAAGGATCCATTCATGTTGATGTTTGGCATGAAGAAGATCATGTACATGTGATTATTGAGGATACGGGTGTTGGAATTCCAGAGGGAGAACTTCCCCTCATTTTTGAACGTTTCCACCGTGTCGAAAAGTCTAGGTCGCGAGATCTGGGGGGAACAGGTTTAGGATTGGCTATTGTAAAGAATTTGGTTGAACTCCAGCATGGGGAGATCTCAGTGAGTAGCCAGGTGGGTACAGGAACGAGATTTGAGCTACGTTTCCCAGTAGCTGGTAAGGAGGCAACATGA
- a CDS encoding IS256 family transposase, with translation MDHFTSDIIQALVKKEDISEIFRSHLESAVNTLLQTELTAFLDYEKYDRLGFHTGNSRNGSYSRTLKTEYGELEISIPRDRNGEFKQQTVAPYKRTNDTLESFVIHMFQKGVTMSEVSNLIERMYGHHYTPQTISNMTKAIGEEVEAFRQRTLSKRYVCVYLDATFLPVKRDTVSKEAVYIAVGIREDGSKEVLAYTIAPTESAYVWKELIEDIQARGVEEVLLFISDGLKGIKESIYSVFPKAKYQTCFVHVSRNIAHKVRVSDRKEICEDLKTLYRADNKEKAEEAMEAFIEKWKKSYAKVTQSLSDNQDLFTFYDFPKSIRKSIYSTNLIESFNKKIKKYSKRKEQFPNEESLDRFLVTQFEEYNQRFATRCHIGFDQARSEIAEMFNE, from the coding sequence ATGGATCATTTTACATCAGATATTATACAAGCTCTAGTGAAAAAAGAGGATATATCGGAAATCTTTCGCAGCCACCTGGAAAGCGCGGTGAATACGCTGCTTCAAACGGAATTGACAGCCTTCTTAGACTACGAAAAGTATGATCGTCTAGGCTTTCATACCGGAAACTCTCGCAACGGCTCTTATTCCCGTACCTTAAAAACCGAGTATGGTGAGCTTGAGATCTCCATCCCTCGTGATCGAAATGGAGAGTTCAAACAACAAACAGTGGCTCCTTATAAGCGCACCAACGATACCCTGGAGTCCTTCGTCATACATATGTTCCAAAAGGGTGTCACCATGTCCGAAGTATCCAATTTGATTGAACGAATGTATGGCCACCATTATACGCCCCAAACGATTTCAAACATGACCAAAGCGATCGGCGAAGAAGTAGAAGCATTTCGCCAACGAACTTTATCCAAGCGTTACGTATGCGTTTATTTAGATGCGACCTTTCTTCCCGTCAAGCGAGATACCGTATCCAAGGAAGCTGTCTATATTGCCGTTGGAATTCGGGAAGACGGATCTAAAGAGGTGCTCGCTTACACGATTGCTCCAACCGAATCTGCGTACGTTTGGAAAGAGTTAATTGAGGATATTCAAGCTCGTGGTGTTGAGGAGGTGCTCCTTTTTATTTCGGATGGATTAAAAGGGATCAAAGAAAGCATTTATTCGGTGTTCCCCAAGGCCAAGTACCAAACCTGTTTCGTCCATGTTTCCCGTAATATCGCCCATAAAGTCCGTGTTTCAGATCGAAAAGAAATATGTGAAGACCTGAAGACCCTTTACCGTGCGGATAATAAAGAGAAGGCTGAGGAAGCGATGGAAGCATTTATAGAGAAGTGGAAGAAATCATATGCGAAGGTCACTCAATCCCTTAGCGATAACCAGGATCTTTTCACGTTTTATGACTTCCCCAAGTCCATTCGAAAGAGTATCTACTCCACCAATTTAATCGAGTCCTTCAATAAGAAGATCAAGAAATACAGCAAGCGCAAAGAGCAGTTCCCCAATGAAGAATCACTGGACCGATTTCTCGTCACTCAGTTCGAAGAATACAACCAGCGTTTCGCAACACGTTGCCACATTGGTTTTGATCAAGCAAGGTCTGAAATAGCAGAAATGTTTAACGAGTAA
- a CDS encoding UDP-N-acetylmuramoyl-L-alanyl-D-glutamate--2,6-diaminopimelate ligase: MKLLHLIEELETETEDKSMIKDISVQGIADSSLDVEKNFIFVAIKGFNTDGHSFIGQAIQKGACAVVGEEDITDSLVPYIRVKSSRRALGIIANKFYGSPSKDKLLIGVTGTNGKTTTSYLLRHVLEANGISCSMIGTIQNVINGEVTQCVNTTPGSLVIHELLSNSNDEVAIMEVSSHALTQHRVEGLKFDYCLFTNLYHDHLDYHTSMEEYFHAKALLFDKLQDDGQAIVNTDSSWGEKLSMMLQDKGKRIYAIGEVESSDLRLLNFNLESSTITVKENNELIHICSPMSGVHNMYNVAMAYATAKHLKLGEECILNSIYGFTGVDGRFEVSQQDNGSMVVVDYAHTPDAIFHCLRTARLCGAKRVLHIFGFRGDRDSTKRQEMLSITSELSDHYILTVDDLNAVSHKEMVGTLKYLNDTFGNEKGMVVADRTIAIKQALDQSIPGDWIVITGKGHEQYQQNYHLPTESDKDTIMYLNNTKRQLLE, translated from the coding sequence ATGAAATTACTGCATCTGATAGAGGAACTTGAGACAGAAACTGAAGATAAAAGTATGATAAAAGATATAAGCGTCCAAGGCATAGCAGATAGTTCGTTGGATGTTGAGAAAAATTTTATATTTGTTGCTATAAAAGGCTTTAATACAGACGGTCATTCATTTATTGGCCAAGCTATTCAAAAAGGGGCTTGTGCTGTCGTAGGTGAGGAAGATATTACTGATTCCCTAGTACCTTATATAAGAGTGAAAAGTAGTAGGAGGGCTTTAGGAATTATAGCTAATAAATTTTATGGTTCCCCTTCCAAAGACAAGTTGTTGATTGGGGTGACCGGTACGAATGGAAAAACGACTACAAGTTATTTACTGAGACACGTATTAGAAGCAAATGGAATATCTTGTTCAATGATTGGAACCATACAAAACGTGATTAATGGCGAAGTTACTCAATGTGTTAATACCACGCCTGGTTCACTTGTAATACATGAACTATTGTCAAATAGTAATGACGAAGTCGCTATTATGGAAGTCTCATCCCATGCTTTAACGCAACATCGTGTGGAAGGATTGAAGTTTGATTATTGCCTATTTACAAACCTCTACCATGATCATCTCGATTATCATACTTCCATGGAGGAGTACTTTCATGCGAAAGCTTTGTTATTTGATAAGTTACAGGATGATGGACAGGCCATAGTAAACACGGATAGTTCTTGGGGAGAAAAATTATCTATGATGTTACAGGATAAAGGGAAGAGGATTTATGCTATCGGTGAAGTTGAAAGTAGTGATCTAAGATTACTAAATTTTAATTTGGAAAGTTCTACAATAACGGTTAAAGAGAATAACGAATTGATCCATATCTGTTCTCCGATGTCCGGGGTTCATAACATGTACAATGTGGCAATGGCCTATGCCACGGCCAAACATTTAAAACTAGGCGAGGAGTGTATTCTAAATTCTATCTATGGGTTTACAGGAGTGGATGGTCGATTTGAAGTTTCCCAACAAGATAATGGATCTATGGTCGTGGTCGACTATGCTCATACACCAGATGCTATTTTTCACTGCTTACGAACAGCAAGGCTTTGCGGTGCCAAAAGAGTCCTCCATATTTTTGGATTTAGAGGAGATAGGGATTCAACGAAGAGACAAGAAATGCTGTCAATTACCTCTGAATTAAGTGACCACTATATTCTAACGGTAGATGATTTAAACGCTGTTTCTCACAAGGAAATGGTAGGAACGCTCAAATACTTAAACGATACCTTTGGGAATGAGAAGGGGATGGTTGTTGCGGATCGAACGATAGCCATAAAACAGGCATTGGATCAGAGCATTCCAGGAGACTGGATTGTTATTACCGGGAAAGGGCATGAACAGTATCAACAAAATTACCATCTGCCCACTGAATCTGATAAGGATACAATCATGTACCTAAACAATACGAAAAGACAGTTATTGGAGTAG